In Candidatus Angelobacter sp., the sequence ACGGAACAATGCGGCGGGCGAGGACGCCGGCGATCAGACGCACGGCAATCTTCTCGCCGGGCTTTTCGGCCGAGTCAAAGCCGACCAGCACGTTCTCGTTGTGGTCTGCGGATTCGTGTTTGAGTGCGCTCATGAACTGGCCGTTCGTCCGTTTCAGGCAGGCAATTCGTCCCGCGACCGGCGCCTTTTGCACATGCACTTCCACGACAGAAAGAAAAATGGACACCCGCCGGCAGGGACCTCCCAGGAACTCCCCCTCCGAAGTTTCGTCGATGACATCCACCTTGCCGTGGGCGGGCGACACGATCACGCCGGCGTCGGGCGGAACGCGCGGGTCCGGGTCGCGAAAGAACCAGAGGCAAAACAAAGCGAACAGAACCCATACACCGAACAGAAATCCCGCAATAGCGGCGACGAAGGCGCCAACGATCGTCGCCAGCACTCCCGCTGCCGTGGCCAGCAGCAACGCGATCAACGTCCAGAGGATCAATTTGAGCGCGGCGTGCAGGGCCTTGCCTTTGTGCTTCACGCGCTCATCTTAATCGGCGGCCATGCAGACTGAAAAGAGGATATTTGCGCGGAGACAGGCGACGCGCGCGCAGTTTTGTGATTCGAGTTTTTGTTTTGTCTCAAACGTGCCGCCCGGTAGAGTTGGTCGCGCCGTCGGTCAGCGCGGTTCATCCCGATGAAGAACATTGTTTATTTCGACCTGGAAACGCAAAAGTCTGCGGACGAAGTCGGCGGTTGGGACAAGATCAACCTGATGAAGATGAGCGTCGGCGTGACATACAACACGGGACGCGGTGACTACCGGATCTATGGTGAGCCGCAGGTCAATGAACTGATCGGCGAGTTGCAGCGGGCCGACCTGGTGGTGGGGTTCAACAACCTGCGTTTCGATTATGAGGTTTTGCACGGATACACGGCGCTCGACCTGCGGCAGATTCCGACGCTGGACATGCTGGTCGAACTGCAAAAGGCTTTGCAGCACCGGCTCTCGCTCGATGCCATCGCCGCGGCAACACTGGGTGTGGAGAAGACATCGGAAGGGATGCAGGCGATCCGCTGGTACAAGGAGGGCAGGCTGCTC encodes:
- a CDS encoding phosphatidylserine decarboxylase, with amino-acid sequence MKHKGKALHAALKLILWTLIALLLATAAGVLATIVGAFVAAIAGFLFGVWVLFALFCLWFFRDPDPRVPPDAGVIVSPAHGKVDVIDETSEGEFLGGPCRRVSIFLSVVEVHVQKAPVAGRIACLKRTNGQFMSALKHESADHNENVLVGFDSAEKPGEKIAVRLIAGVLARRIVPWITVGDEVTRGERISLIQFGSRVDIYLPLTAQIRVKLGDKVRGGESVIAARG
- a CDS encoding ribonuclease H-like domain-containing protein, which encodes MKNIVYFDLETQKSADEVGGWDKINLMKMSVGVTYNTGRGDYRIYGEPQVNELIGELQRADLVVGFNNLRFDYEVLHGYTALDLRQIPTLDMLVELQKALQHRLSLDAIAAATLGVEKTSEGMQAIRWYKEGRLL